Proteins from a single region of Phycisphaeraceae bacterium D3-23:
- a CDS encoding dual specificity protein phosphatase has product MDCITECIYIGNHVEAHDDAVLKENGICSVLSLYGSYVGKESSSQQAKQIYAVELIDGAGNSIQSLRNLTAELIRMSEEHPPVLIHCHAGRSRSVAAAAAFLVIKHKLLPAEAIALVRKKRDSYLAPELERLVYQIR; this is encoded by the coding sequence ATGGATTGCATCACGGAGTGCATATACATCGGGAACCACGTTGAGGCGCATGATGATGCGGTACTCAAAGAAAATGGCATATGTTCAGTATTGAGCTTATATGGCAGTTATGTGGGTAAAGAAAGTAGCAGCCAGCAAGCCAAGCAGATCTATGCGGTAGAACTTATTGATGGTGCGGGAAACTCAATTCAGTCTTTACGGAACCTGACTGCGGAACTCATCCGTATGTCAGAGGAGCATCCGCCGGTTTTGATACATTGCCACGCGGGCAGGAGTCGTTCCGTCGCGGCTGCTGCGGCATTCCTCGTCATAAAACATAAGCTACTACCGGCAGAAGCCATTGCGCTGGTCCGTAAAAAGCGCGACTCATACCTTGCGCCGGAGCTTGAGCGCCTCGTCTATCAAATCCGATAA